One genomic region from Evansella sp. LMS18 encodes:
- a CDS encoding sodium:calcium antiporter, which produces MMYVIFAAAALITVLASVKLSSYADVLSERTSLGGMMVGTLLLAGATSLPEVTTSATAVFVNNPDIAVGNVLGSNLFNLLILAVFDVVYRKKQMMSQIQSSHLLTGFVSLGLTAFILVAILTPSGVVFLGIGIESYLLVIFYIISMRTISRAGSPVEHMEAAASEAVEVVESHHTRAISVKRAKIGFAIAAAIIFASGSLLTLSGDAIAAATGLSSSFVGSFLIAGATSLPEVVTVLVAIQLLNYNLAVGNILGSNIFNLLILVLSDVLYRGGSILSVASPVSAVTALAVIGLNIIVLGAIMFWRIRSPHKGYALPSILLILLYGISSYLIFTF; this is translated from the coding sequence ATGATGTATGTAATTTTTGCTGCTGCAGCTTTGATCACTGTGCTGGCATCTGTAAAACTTTCATCCTATGCTGATGTTTTAAGCGAGAGAACCTCTCTCGGTGGTATGATGGTAGGTACCCTGCTTCTTGCCGGCGCCACCTCGCTTCCTGAAGTAACAACAAGTGCTACAGCTGTTTTTGTGAATAATCCTGATATAGCTGTAGGAAACGTACTTGGAAGTAACTTATTCAATCTTTTGATTCTTGCGGTTTTCGATGTAGTTTACCGAAAAAAGCAAATGATGAGCCAGATACAAAGCAGCCATCTTCTCACCGGATTTGTCAGCCTGGGGTTAACAGCTTTTATTCTTGTAGCCATCCTTACTCCAAGCGGGGTAGTTTTTCTTGGGATTGGCATTGAATCTTATCTACTAGTAATCTTTTATATTATTAGCATGAGAACAATCTCCCGAGCCGGTTCGCCGGTAGAACATATGGAAGCAGCCGCTTCGGAAGCAGTGGAAGTCGTTGAATCTCATCATACGAGAGCAATTTCAGTCAAAAGGGCAAAAATCGGTTTTGCTATAGCAGCCGCGATAATATTCGCTTCAGGCTCCCTGTTGACCCTTTCAGGGGATGCGATTGCTGCTGCTACAGGATTAAGCTCCAGTTTTGTCGGAAGTTTCCTGATAGCAGGTGCTACATCGCTTCCCGAAGTTGTTACTGTCCTTGTAGCAATTCAGCTATTGAATTACAACCTGGCAGTTGGGAATATTCTCGGGAGCAATATTTTTAACCTGCTGATCCTAGTATTATCCGATGTATTATACAGAGGCGGCAGCATCCTTTCTGTGGCAAGCCCGGTTAGTGCTGTGACAGCTCTGGCGGTCATCGGTTTAAATATCATTGTGCTTGGGGCGATCATGTTCTGGAGAATACGCTCTCCACACAAAGGTTATGCCCTTCCTTCGATTTTGCTGATTTTACTATATGGAATTTCCAGTTACCTGATCTTCACATTCTAG
- a CDS encoding peroxiredoxin family protein — MFSKRKLQWFALFFILSAAGAFYMNSSHDLALTQRTMSEVAEGSENGDKAPDFALKNLAGETVELSGFSGEKVMLLFFTTWCHVCAEQWSELDLALSEGLMENINIVAVNLTKEEQSKNNVLQYAESLPAGNVTVLMDEEGSAQEKYKVFGVPTVLLIDEEGVIDSRLHSLTTREDISEKAFFQK, encoded by the coding sequence GTGTTTAGTAAAAGAAAACTGCAATGGTTTGCATTGTTTTTTATTTTATCAGCAGCGGGTGCTTTCTATATGAATTCGTCCCATGACCTTGCACTTACTCAAAGGACGATGAGTGAGGTTGCGGAAGGATCAGAAAATGGGGATAAAGCACCTGATTTCGCATTGAAAAACCTTGCTGGCGAAACAGTGGAGCTTTCGGGATTTTCAGGGGAAAAAGTAATGCTTTTGTTTTTTACCACCTGGTGTCACGTTTGTGCAGAACAATGGAGTGAACTGGATTTAGCTTTGTCTGAAGGTCTGATGGAAAATATAAATATAGTTGCTGTTAACTTAACGAAGGAAGAACAAAGTAAAAACAATGTTTTACAGTATGCAGAGTCACTGCCGGCAGGTAATGTGACAGTGCTTATGGATGAGGAAGGTTCAGCACAGGAAAAGTATAAGGTTTTCGGTGTACCTACCGTCCTGTTAATTGATGAAGAAGGGGTTATTGATTCCAGGCTTCATTCACTTACAACGAGAGAGGATATTTCAGAGAAAGCTTTTTTTCAAAAATAA
- a CDS encoding dicarboxylate/amino acid:cation symporter: MKLILKLIAGIVAGIIIGITQIEFLTRLLLTVSDIFGQFIGFMIPLIILFFIASGVSQLGGESGKMVGYTVGLAYTSTLLAGIAAFIVAITVMPFISAGGTPPEEGGGLEAFFSFEIAPLMGVITALVLAFVFGISMAKLQSGILIKVFDEGRAIVELIIRKVIIPFLPVYIAGIFAGLAAEGTVFETLRIFGLVLVTAIATHWVWIIIQYTIAGTVTKRNPFALIKTMLPAYFTALGTMSSAATIPVTLRQAKQNKVREEVANFSVPLGATIHLSGSVITIVTCSVAVMSVLDGYSIPSIFEIIPVIAMLGIIMIAAPGVPGGAIMAALGILTSMLGFSEAAIGLMIALYMAQDSFGTGANVTGDGAIALLVDKIVTKKTGA, from the coding sequence ATGAAACTTATACTGAAGCTTATTGCAGGTATTGTCGCAGGTATTATTATCGGTATTACACAAATCGAGTTCTTAACAAGACTGCTGCTCACTGTTTCTGATATCTTCGGGCAGTTTATCGGCTTTATGATTCCTTTAATTATTTTATTTTTTATCGCATCCGGAGTATCACAGCTCGGGGGAGAATCAGGAAAAATGGTTGGTTATACAGTTGGTCTGGCTTATACTTCCACTCTCCTGGCAGGAATTGCGGCATTTATTGTTGCTATAACTGTGATGCCATTTATTTCAGCAGGAGGAACTCCACCTGAAGAGGGAGGCGGCCTTGAAGCTTTTTTCTCCTTTGAAATCGCTCCTCTTATGGGAGTCATTACCGCTTTAGTGCTGGCATTTGTGTTTGGAATCAGTATGGCGAAACTTCAAAGCGGTATTCTTATTAAAGTTTTTGACGAAGGTCGGGCGATTGTTGAGTTAATTATCAGGAAAGTAATCATCCCATTCCTCCCTGTGTACATCGCGGGTATTTTTGCCGGACTGGCAGCGGAGGGGACTGTATTTGAGACGTTGCGTATATTCGGCCTGGTTCTTGTTACGGCGATAGCGACCCACTGGGTGTGGATCATTATTCAGTATACTATTGCCGGAACAGTGACAAAGCGAAATCCATTTGCTCTTATTAAGACAATGCTTCCTGCTTATTTTACGGCATTAGGAACAATGAGCAGCGCGGCTACTATTCCTGTAACACTTAGACAGGCAAAGCAAAATAAAGTGCGTGAAGAAGTAGCGAACTTTAGTGTTCCTCTTGGTGCTACCATCCACCTGTCTGGAAGTGTTATCACGATTGTGACTTGTTCTGTTGCTGTAATGTCAGTACTTGACGGATACAGCATTCCTTCAATTTTTGAAATAATTCCAGTAATCGCAATGCTTGGTATCATTATGATTGCTGCTCCAGGCGTCCCGGGTGGAGCGATAATGGCTGCTCTGGGAATACTCACTTCCATGCTTGGCTTTTCGGAAGCGGCTATCGGCCTGATGATTGCTTTGTATATGGCTCAGGATAGTTTTGGAACAGGGGCCAACGTTACTGGGGATGGAGCAATCGCTTTACTGGTAGATAAGATAGTAACAAAGAAAACTGGAGCGTAA